The Burkholderia ambifaria AMMD genome has a segment encoding these proteins:
- a CDS encoding SDR family oxidoreductase: MQRFEGKTVLVTGGNSGIGLAAARAFAAEGARVVITGRDEQTLAAARETLGDGALAIRNEAGSVASARALADALTASGVRLDAVFINAGVAKLAPFADSDEAMWDLVFNTNVKGAYFQIQSLVPLLNRGASIVINGSINAHIGMPGSSVYAASKAAVNSFAKTLSTELLPHGVRVNVVSPGPVQTPLYGKLGLDAAALDETADKIRGLVPIGRFGTPDEIASTVLHLSAPESAFIVGAEIIASGGMGLL; the protein is encoded by the coding sequence ATGCAACGCTTCGAAGGAAAGACGGTTCTGGTCACGGGCGGCAACAGCGGCATCGGCCTGGCGGCCGCACGGGCATTCGCGGCCGAAGGCGCGCGCGTCGTCATCACCGGCCGCGACGAGCAGACGCTCGCCGCCGCACGCGAGACGCTCGGCGACGGCGCGCTCGCGATCCGCAACGAGGCCGGCAGCGTCGCGTCGGCGCGGGCGCTGGCCGACGCGCTCACGGCGTCCGGCGTGCGGCTCGACGCGGTGTTCATCAATGCGGGCGTCGCGAAACTCGCGCCGTTCGCGGATAGCGACGAGGCGATGTGGGACCTCGTGTTCAACACCAACGTGAAGGGCGCGTATTTCCAGATCCAGTCGCTCGTGCCGCTGCTGAACCGCGGCGCGTCGATCGTGATCAACGGGTCGATCAACGCGCACATCGGGATGCCGGGTTCGTCCGTGTATGCGGCGAGCAAGGCAGCCGTCAATTCGTTCGCGAAGACGCTGTCGACGGAATTGCTGCCGCACGGCGTGCGGGTGAACGTGGTGAGCCCCGGGCCGGTGCAGACGCCGCTGTACGGCAAGCTCGGCCTCGATGCGGCAGCGCTCGACGAGACGGCCGACAAGATCAGGGGCCTCGTCCCGATCGGCCGCTTCGGCACGCCGGACGAAATCGCGTCGACGGTGCTGCACCTGAGCGCGCCCGAGTCCGCCTTCATCGTCGGCGCGGAAATCATCGCGTCGGGCGGGATGGGCTTGCTCTGA
- a CDS encoding glycoside hydrolase family 32 protein — translation MKSTFSRFSFRFACLLACAGSMHATCAAPPASATPQWRPAIHYTPQRNWMNDPNGLVYENGRYHLFYQYNPLGHDWGNMSWGHATSTDLVHWREQPVALHANATEEIFSGSIVADTHNTSGLGAPGETPLVALYTSVYKAGSGHAPGTQAQSLAYSLDHGATWQPYARNPVLTLDPESKQFRDPKVSWYAPGRYWVMTTVVADAHVVKLYRSDDLIHWSFLSDFTLPDVPHAGALWEMPDLVPLPVDDDPRHIKWVMIVNVNPWSIAGGSGAMYFVGNFDGRTFVPDRVAPAGSDPAQFRWVDHGADFYAAGTFSGAPGARPVAIAWMSNWDYAAKAPTAPWRGAMTLPREFALKTIGGEPTLFVTPAAAFDAWADGRPAVHEGDLSVESATRALSAATRGVVQRITVTIEPRRAARAGLIVRGSADGAIGTRIVYDTAKRTLTLDRSRSGATDFTGNFSREHIVDLPLENGRLQLEIVVDRGSVEVFANGGRVALTDLIFPPREADRVAVFAEHGSATFSGLTVTQLDAGHASR, via the coding sequence ATGAAATCGACGTTTTCCCGCTTTTCCTTCCGGTTCGCCTGCCTGCTCGCCTGTGCGGGCAGCATGCACGCAACCTGCGCCGCGCCGCCCGCGAGCGCGACGCCGCAATGGCGACCCGCCATCCATTACACGCCGCAACGCAACTGGATGAACGATCCGAACGGCCTCGTCTACGAGAACGGCCGCTATCACCTGTTCTACCAGTACAACCCGCTCGGCCACGACTGGGGCAACATGTCGTGGGGCCACGCGACCAGCACCGACCTCGTCCACTGGCGCGAGCAGCCGGTCGCGCTGCACGCGAATGCCACGGAGGAAATCTTCTCCGGCTCGATCGTCGCCGACACGCACAATACGTCCGGCCTCGGCGCGCCGGGCGAGACGCCGCTCGTCGCGCTCTATACGAGCGTCTACAAGGCCGGCTCCGGTCACGCGCCCGGCACGCAGGCGCAGTCGCTCGCATACAGCCTCGACCACGGCGCGACGTGGCAGCCCTATGCGCGCAATCCGGTACTCACGCTCGATCCGGAATCGAAGCAGTTCCGCGACCCGAAGGTGTCGTGGTACGCGCCCGGGCGCTACTGGGTGATGACGACGGTCGTCGCCGATGCACACGTCGTCAAGCTTTACCGTTCCGACGACCTGATCCACTGGTCGTTCCTGAGCGACTTCACGCTGCCGGACGTGCCGCATGCCGGCGCGCTGTGGGAAATGCCCGACCTCGTGCCGCTGCCCGTCGACGACGATCCGCGCCACATCAAGTGGGTGATGATCGTCAACGTCAACCCGTGGTCGATCGCCGGCGGCTCGGGTGCGATGTATTTCGTCGGCAATTTCGACGGCCGCACGTTCGTCCCCGACCGCGTCGCGCCGGCCGGCTCGGACCCCGCGCAATTCCGCTGGGTCGATCATGGCGCCGATTTCTATGCGGCCGGCACCTTCTCGGGTGCGCCGGGCGCACGCCCGGTCGCGATCGCGTGGATGAGCAACTGGGACTACGCGGCGAAAGCGCCCACGGCACCCTGGCGCGGCGCGATGACGCTGCCGCGCGAGTTCGCGCTGAAGACGATCGGCGGCGAACCCACGCTCTTCGTGACGCCGGCCGCCGCGTTCGATGCGTGGGCCGACGGGCGGCCCGCCGTGCATGAAGGCGATCTGAGCGTCGAATCCGCCACGCGCGCGTTGTCGGCCGCCACGCGCGGCGTCGTGCAGCGCATCACGGTGACGATCGAGCCGCGGCGCGCGGCCCGCGCCGGGTTGATCGTCCGCGGATCGGCGGACGGCGCGATCGGCACCCGGATCGTGTACGACACCGCGAAGCGCACGCTGACGCTCGACCGCTCCCGTTCCGGCGCGACGGATTTCACTGGAAACTTCAGCCGCGAGCACATCGTCGATCTGCCGCTCGAGAACGGGCGATTGCAGCTTGAAATCGTCGTCGATCGCGGTTCGGTCGAAGTGTTCGCGAACGGCGGTCGCGTGGCGCTCACGGACCTGATCTTTCCGCCCCGCGAGGCGGACCGCGTCGCAGTGTTCGCCGAGCATGGCAGCGCCACGTTCTCGGGGCTGACGGTGACGCAGCTCGATGCGGGTCACGCATCGCGCTAG
- a CDS encoding glycoside hydrolase family 68 protein yields the protein MTYFPFCRATAAKRLLFTGAALAAFASAAHAQTAGAPAPTPHTQQAYDPEGNFTMRWTRADIRQIVAQSHTAGADKNSLPQALSMPDIPQDFPLINSNVWVWDTWPLADLRANQLSYKGWEVIFSLTADPHAGYTFDDRHVHARIGFFYRRAGIPASQRPANGGWTWGGHLFPDGASAKVFGTSPMTNNAEWSGSARLTHGDNVSLYYTATSFNRSAPGGADITPPQAIITRADGHIQADDKHVWFTGFDDHKALLQPDGNYYQTGQQNTYFSFRDPFVFTDPAHPGKTYMVFEGNTGGQRGARTCTEADLGYAPNDPYKEDLNAVMNSGAVYQKANVGLAVATNPQLTEWKFLPPILSANCVDDQTERPQIYLKDGKYYLFTISHRTTMAAGVDGPDGVYGFVGNGIRSDYLPLNGGSGLVLGNPTDFSAPAGAPYSQDPNQNPREFQSYSHYVMPGGLVESFIDAIGPRRGGTLAPTVKVNINGTSTAVDRSYGRGGLGGYGEIPSNLPATGAGHNDGGSGTRP from the coding sequence ATGACTTATTTTCCTTTTTGCCGCGCGACTGCGGCCAAACGTTTGCTGTTCACCGGCGCCGCACTGGCCGCTTTCGCGTCCGCCGCGCATGCGCAAACCGCCGGGGCGCCCGCGCCGACGCCGCACACGCAGCAGGCCTACGACCCCGAGGGCAACTTCACGATGCGCTGGACCCGTGCGGACATCCGCCAGATCGTCGCGCAGTCGCATACGGCCGGCGCCGACAAGAATTCGCTGCCGCAAGCGCTGTCGATGCCGGACATTCCGCAGGACTTCCCGCTGATCAACTCCAACGTGTGGGTGTGGGACACCTGGCCGCTGGCCGACCTGCGCGCGAACCAGCTCAGCTACAAGGGCTGGGAAGTGATCTTCTCGCTGACCGCGGATCCGCACGCCGGCTACACGTTCGATGATCGTCACGTCCATGCGCGCATCGGCTTCTTCTATCGCCGGGCCGGCATTCCCGCGTCGCAGCGGCCGGCGAACGGCGGCTGGACCTGGGGCGGCCATCTGTTCCCGGACGGCGCGAGCGCCAAGGTGTTCGGCACGTCGCCGATGACCAACAACGCCGAATGGTCGGGCTCGGCGCGCCTCACGCACGGCGACAACGTCAGCCTGTACTACACCGCGACGTCGTTCAACCGCTCGGCGCCCGGCGGCGCGGACATCACGCCGCCGCAGGCGATCATCACGCGCGCGGACGGCCATATCCAGGCCGACGACAAGCACGTGTGGTTCACCGGCTTCGACGATCACAAGGCGCTGCTGCAGCCGGACGGCAACTACTACCAGACGGGCCAGCAAAACACCTACTTCTCGTTCCGCGATCCGTTCGTGTTCACCGATCCCGCGCATCCGGGCAAGACCTACATGGTGTTCGAAGGCAATACGGGCGGCCAGCGCGGCGCCCGGACCTGCACCGAGGCCGACCTCGGCTACGCGCCGAACGATCCGTACAAGGAAGACCTGAACGCGGTGATGAACTCGGGCGCAGTGTATCAAAAGGCCAATGTCGGCCTGGCGGTCGCGACGAACCCGCAGCTCACCGAATGGAAGTTCCTGCCGCCGATCCTGTCCGCGAACTGCGTCGACGACCAGACCGAGCGTCCGCAGATCTACCTGAAGGACGGCAAGTACTACCTGTTCACGATCAGCCACCGCACGACGATGGCCGCTGGCGTCGACGGACCTGACGGCGTCTATGGCTTCGTCGGCAACGGCATCCGCAGCGACTACCTGCCGCTGAACGGCGGCAGCGGGCTCGTGCTCGGCAACCCGACCGACTTCTCCGCGCCGGCCGGTGCGCCGTACTCGCAGGACCCGAACCAGAACCCGCGCGAGTTCCAGTCGTATTCGCACTACGTGATGCCGGGCGGGCTCGTCGAGTCGTTCATCGATGCGATCGGTCCGCGTCGCGGCGGCACGCTCGCGCCGACCGTGAAGGTCAACATCAACGGCACGTCGACGGCAGTCGACCGCAGCTACGGCCGCGGCGGCCTCGGCGGGTACGGCGAAATTCCGTCGAACCTGCCCGCGACGGGCGCCGGCCACAACGACGGCGGCTCCGGCACCCGGCCGTAA
- a CDS encoding substrate-binding domain-containing protein, whose product MHNARSDVKVNLKALSDALGLSRTTVSRALNGYDDVSEATRERVMKAARELGYVADPTARRLATGRSDAIGIVYPFGAGDLGDPRFGEVVAGITERLAERNLDFIIASARPNAELDTYRRLVDGKLVDGLIVARTLVDDPRLAYLRSNAFPYVAYGRTQAVEPYAWFDFDNEAGARDAVRRLIGFGHRRIAMISAPLSLNFAMQRRAGYLAALREAGIEPDPALLVECAFTRDGGQQGVQTLLERAEPPTALLVDNNIAGGGAFRALVDSGVRLGRDMSLIVYDGVPPDVAHPYRVTAVLQPTGQASGRALADLMLGLLVDGVRGQRLEMPVIEAGDTDGPLRG is encoded by the coding sequence ATGCACAACGCGAGGAGCGACGTGAAGGTGAATCTGAAGGCGTTGTCGGACGCGCTCGGGCTGTCGCGCACGACGGTCAGTCGCGCGCTGAACGGCTATGACGACGTGAGCGAGGCGACCCGCGAGCGCGTGATGAAGGCCGCGCGGGAGCTCGGTTACGTCGCGGATCCGACCGCGCGCCGGCTGGCGACCGGGCGCTCCGACGCGATCGGCATCGTCTATCCGTTTGGCGCGGGCGATCTCGGCGATCCGCGTTTCGGCGAAGTCGTCGCGGGCATCACCGAGCGGCTGGCGGAGCGCAATCTCGACTTCATCATCGCGTCCGCGCGGCCGAACGCCGAGCTGGACACTTACCGACGGCTCGTGGACGGCAAACTCGTCGACGGGTTGATCGTCGCGCGCACGCTGGTCGACGATCCGCGCCTCGCGTATCTGAGGTCGAATGCGTTTCCGTACGTCGCGTATGGCCGCACGCAGGCCGTCGAGCCCTACGCGTGGTTCGATTTCGACAACGAAGCGGGCGCACGGGACGCGGTGCGACGCCTGATCGGCTTCGGCCATCGCCGCATCGCGATGATCAGTGCGCCGCTCTCGCTCAATTTCGCGATGCAGCGGCGTGCCGGCTATCTCGCGGCGCTGCGCGAGGCCGGCATCGAGCCTGATCCGGCGCTGCTCGTCGAGTGTGCGTTTACGCGCGACGGCGGGCAGCAGGGCGTGCAGACGTTGCTCGAGCGGGCCGAACCGCCGACGGCGCTGCTCGTCGACAACAATATCGCGGGCGGCGGTGCGTTCCGCGCGCTGGTCGACAGCGGCGTGCGCCTGGGGCGGGACATGTCGTTGATCGTCTATGACGGCGTGCCGCCGGATGTCGCCCATCCGTATCGGGTGACTGCGGTCTTGCAGCCGACCGGACAGGCGTCCGGACGTGCGCTGGCGGATCTGATGCTGGGATTGCTCGTGGACGGCGTGCGCGGCCAGCGGCTCGAGATGCCGGTGATCGAGGCTGGTGATACGGACGGGCCGCTGCGCGGCTAG
- a CDS encoding type 1 glutamine amidotransferase domain-containing protein, with the protein MKILVVLTSHDTLGDTGKKTGFWLEELAAPYYAFKDAGVELTLASPKGGQPPLDPKSSDPTAQTDATRRFDADPAAKAELAATRKLADVSVDDYDAVFYPGGHGPLWDLAEDLHSIGLIERALSAGKPVAAVCHAPGVLRHVKDPKTGESVVRGKRVTGFTNSEEAAVELTEVVPFLVEDMLTTNGAQFERSADWAPHVVTDGLLITGQNPASSEPAAEALLAKLGRQ; encoded by the coding sequence ATGAAGATTCTGGTTGTCCTGACCTCGCACGACACGCTCGGCGACACCGGCAAGAAAACCGGCTTCTGGCTCGAGGAACTGGCCGCACCGTACTACGCGTTCAAGGATGCGGGCGTCGAGCTGACGCTCGCGTCGCCGAAGGGCGGCCAGCCGCCGCTCGACCCGAAAAGCAGCGATCCGACCGCGCAAACCGACGCGACGCGCCGTTTCGACGCGGATCCGGCGGCCAAGGCCGAGCTCGCCGCCACCCGCAAGCTGGCCGACGTGTCGGTCGACGATTACGACGCGGTGTTCTATCCGGGCGGGCATGGCCCGCTATGGGATCTCGCCGAGGATCTGCATTCGATCGGCCTGATCGAGCGCGCGCTGTCGGCCGGCAAGCCGGTCGCGGCCGTGTGCCATGCGCCGGGCGTGCTGCGCCACGTGAAGGACCCGAAAACCGGCGAGTCGGTCGTGCGCGGCAAGCGCGTGACGGGCTTTACCAACAGCGAGGAAGCGGCCGTCGAGCTGACGGAAGTGGTGCCGTTCCTCGTGGAGGACATGCTGACGACCAACGGCGCGCAGTTCGAGCGCAGCGCCGACTGGGCGCCGCATGTCGTCACCGACGGGCTGCTGATCACCGGGCAGAACCCCGCATCGTCGGAACCCGCTGCCGAGGCGCTGCTCGCGAAGCTCGGCCGCCAGTAA
- a CDS encoding NADH:flavin oxidoreductase/NADH oxidase has translation MSALFEPFKLKDVTLRNRIAVPPMCQYVAEDGVVNDWHHVHLASIARGGAGLVIAEATAVSPEGRITPGCAGLWTDAQAEAFAPSVAAIKAAGAVPGIQIAHAGRKASANRPWEGDDHIAEGDPRGWQTIAPSAVPFGAHLPKVPRAMTHDDIARVQADFVASAKRARDLGFEWLELHFAHGYLGQSFFSVHANQRDDEYGGSAENRGRFIVDTLKAVRQVWPEHLPLTARLGVIEYDGRDEETLAESIALTQRMKQEGLDMLSVSVGFSTPDAQIPWGPAFLAPIAERVRREAGLPVSSAWGIDTPQLANRVVAEQQLDLVMVGRAHLADPHWPYYAAKQLGVERPSWTLPAPYAHWLERYRVADKVA, from the coding sequence ATGTCTGCCCTGTTCGAACCGTTCAAACTCAAGGATGTCACGCTGCGCAACCGCATCGCGGTGCCGCCGATGTGCCAGTACGTCGCCGAAGACGGCGTCGTCAACGACTGGCATCACGTGCATCTGGCCAGCATCGCGCGCGGCGGCGCGGGCCTCGTGATCGCCGAGGCGACGGCCGTGTCGCCGGAAGGCCGCATCACGCCGGGATGCGCCGGACTGTGGACCGATGCGCAGGCCGAGGCGTTCGCGCCGTCGGTCGCGGCGATCAAGGCGGCCGGTGCGGTGCCGGGCATCCAGATCGCGCATGCGGGCCGCAAGGCGAGCGCGAACCGTCCGTGGGAAGGCGACGACCATATCGCCGAAGGCGATCCGCGCGGCTGGCAGACCATCGCACCGTCGGCCGTGCCGTTCGGCGCGCACCTGCCGAAGGTGCCGCGCGCGATGACGCATGACGACATCGCGCGTGTGCAGGCCGACTTCGTCGCGTCGGCGAAGCGCGCCCGCGACCTCGGCTTCGAATGGCTCGAACTGCACTTCGCGCACGGCTATCTCGGCCAGAGCTTCTTCTCGGTGCATGCGAACCAGCGTGACGACGAGTACGGCGGTTCCGCCGAAAACCGCGGCCGCTTCATCGTCGACACGCTGAAGGCCGTCCGCCAGGTCTGGCCGGAGCACCTGCCGCTGACCGCGCGTCTCGGCGTGATCGAATACGACGGCCGCGACGAAGAGACGCTCGCCGAATCGATCGCGCTCACGCAGCGGATGAAGCAGGAAGGGCTCGACATGCTGAGCGTGTCGGTCGGCTTCTCGACGCCCGACGCGCAGATTCCGTGGGGCCCGGCGTTCCTCGCACCGATCGCGGAACGCGTGCGCCGCGAGGCCGGCCTGCCGGTGTCGTCCGCATGGGGCATCGACACGCCGCAACTCGCCAATCGCGTCGTCGCCGAGCAGCAGCTCGACCTCGTGATGGTCGGCCGCGCGCATCTTGCCGATCCGCACTGGCCGTACTACGCGGCCAAGCAGCTCGGTGTCGAGCGTCCGTCGTGGACGCTGCCCGCGCCGTACGCGCACTGGCTCGAGCGCTACCGCGTCGCCGACAAGGTGGCCTGA
- a CDS encoding AI-2E family transporter has product MRVHVSPSQDSAARPRAQQIARAVLYAALLLLALWVIRDFLPAIAWACVIAIALWPLLKRLESERWFRNRPTLIATVITVGVSLLVILPVALALGQAIAQEHDLRMWLQSVQDNGIPLPDVIARLPYGAAQVTEWWQANLGHPLHAGAAMHGASGEKFIAFGRQFGTKLAHALFEFGFMLVTLFVILRAGHKLSGALLHGARRAFGPGGGELIERMVAAVYGTVTGLVVVGLGEGAILGVAYALAGVPHAALLGLVTAVAAMLPFCAPIVFCGAALWLFVQGATVWAVVVLVVGFVVVFVAEHFVRPVLIGSSTRLPFLLVLFGILGGAETFGLIGLFVGPALMTVLTMLWAEWVA; this is encoded by the coding sequence ATGCGCGTACATGTGTCGCCGTCCCAGGATTCCGCCGCGCGGCCGCGCGCTCAGCAGATCGCCCGCGCCGTGCTGTATGCGGCGCTGCTGCTGCTCGCGCTGTGGGTGATCCGCGACTTCCTTCCCGCCATCGCGTGGGCATGCGTGATCGCGATCGCGTTGTGGCCGTTGCTGAAACGCCTCGAATCCGAACGCTGGTTTCGCAACCGGCCGACCTTGATCGCGACCGTGATCACCGTGGGCGTGTCGCTGCTGGTGATCCTGCCGGTCGCGCTCGCGCTCGGGCAGGCGATCGCGCAGGAGCACGACCTGCGCATGTGGCTGCAGTCGGTCCAGGACAACGGCATTCCGCTGCCCGATGTGATCGCCCGGCTGCCGTACGGGGCCGCGCAGGTTACCGAGTGGTGGCAGGCCAATCTCGGTCATCCGCTGCATGCGGGCGCCGCGATGCACGGCGCGAGCGGCGAGAAATTCATCGCGTTCGGGCGGCAGTTCGGCACCAAGCTCGCGCATGCGCTGTTCGAGTTCGGCTTCATGCTGGTCACGCTGTTTGTGATCCTGAGGGCCGGCCACAAGTTGTCGGGCGCGTTGCTGCACGGCGCGCGGCGCGCGTTCGGCCCCGGCGGCGGCGAGCTGATCGAACGGATGGTCGCGGCCGTGTACGGGACGGTGACGGGGCTCGTCGTCGTCGGGCTCGGCGAGGGCGCGATTCTTGGCGTCGCCTATGCGCTGGCGGGCGTGCCGCACGCGGCGCTGCTCGGTCTGGTCACGGCCGTCGCCGCGATGCTGCCGTTCTGCGCGCCGATCGTGTTCTGCGGCGCGGCGCTCTGGCTGTTCGTGCAGGGGGCGACCGTGTGGGCCGTCGTGGTGCTGGTGGTCGGCTTCGTGGTCGTGTTCGTCGCCGAGCATTTCGTGCGGCCGGTGCTGATCGGCAGCTCGACCCGCTTGCCGTTCCTGCTCGTGCTGTTCGGCATCCTCGGCGGCGCGGAGACGTTCGGGCTGATCGGGCTGTTCGTCGGCCCGGCGCTGATGACGGTGCTCACGATGCTGTGGGCCGAATGGGTCGCCTGA
- a CDS encoding SDR family NAD(P)-dependent oxidoreductase: MHIDLTGKTAVVTASTAGIGLAIAEGLAHAGARVVINGRSDESVDAALALLRTAVPDADIDGIAADLSDATGVARITQHTPEADILVNNAGIYGLKGFFDIDDDEWTHYFQMNVMSGVRLARHYLKGMLERNAGRIVFISSESGLNIPVDMIHYGFTKTAQLAIARGLAKIAAGTSVTVNSVLPGPTMSEGVRAMLKATADETGRSIDEVAVDFVRSQRASSIIQRPATTEEVANLVVYVCSPQASATTGAALRVDGGVVDTIA; encoded by the coding sequence ATGCACATCGATCTGACAGGCAAGACCGCGGTCGTCACCGCTTCCACCGCCGGCATCGGGCTGGCGATCGCAGAAGGGCTCGCGCACGCGGGCGCACGTGTCGTCATCAACGGACGCAGCGACGAGTCGGTCGACGCCGCGCTCGCGCTGTTGCGCACCGCGGTGCCCGACGCGGACATCGACGGCATCGCCGCCGACCTGTCCGACGCCACCGGCGTCGCGCGCATTACGCAGCACACGCCCGAGGCCGACATCCTCGTCAACAACGCGGGCATCTACGGGCTGAAGGGTTTCTTCGACATCGACGACGACGAATGGACCCACTACTTCCAGATGAACGTGATGTCCGGCGTGCGTCTCGCACGGCATTATCTGAAGGGCATGCTCGAGCGCAACGCGGGCCGCATCGTGTTCATTTCGTCGGAATCGGGCCTGAACATCCCGGTCGACATGATTCACTATGGGTTCACGAAGACCGCTCAGTTGGCGATCGCGCGCGGCCTCGCGAAGATCGCGGCCGGTACCAGCGTGACCGTCAATTCGGTGCTGCCGGGGCCGACGATGTCGGAAGGCGTGCGCGCGATGCTAAAAGCGACGGCCGACGAAACGGGCCGCAGCATCGACGAAGTCGCGGTGGATTTCGTGCGCAGCCAGCGCGCGAGCTCGATCATTCAGCGGCCGGCGACGACGGAGGAAGTCGCGAATCTCGTCGTGTACGTATGCTCGCCGCAGGCATCGGCGACGACGGGCGCGGCGTTGCGCGTCGATGGCGGCGTGGTCGATACGATTGCTTGA
- a CDS encoding AraC family transcriptional regulator, translating to MSRSANTVVVPSPFWRDAALPFIEARTVDDGRTICYAKHTHDTFSLGAIVGGTSTYLNGATKEHVGRGVLVIIDPEQVHACNPYGPDAWAYRMVYVDVPWLARLQHSLGRDPNSDFHGFSPKLTERRDLFAQFGRFYRTLVAPGVDPLGKESAAVEFFTGLHGALDRELPDDARRGADNAKLARAADYIAAHCRQAVTLDAICAAADLSPSYLIRAFNARYGMTPHAFLIDRRVQYGRAELRRGRPIADVALDAGFADQAHFQRAFRRIAAATPGQYRSAAS from the coding sequence GTGAGCCGTTCCGCCAACACTGTCGTCGTGCCGTCGCCGTTCTGGCGCGACGCCGCGCTGCCGTTCATCGAGGCGCGCACCGTCGACGACGGGCGCACGATCTGCTACGCGAAGCACACGCACGACACGTTTTCGCTCGGCGCGATCGTCGGCGGCACGAGCACCTATCTGAACGGAGCGACGAAGGAACACGTCGGGCGCGGCGTGCTCGTGATCATCGATCCGGAGCAGGTGCATGCGTGCAATCCGTACGGCCCCGACGCATGGGCGTACCGGATGGTCTACGTGGACGTGCCGTGGCTCGCGCGTCTGCAGCATTCGCTCGGGCGCGATCCGAACAGCGATTTTCACGGGTTTTCGCCGAAATTGACGGAACGGCGCGACCTGTTCGCGCAGTTCGGCCGCTTTTACCGCACGCTCGTGGCGCCCGGCGTCGATCCGCTCGGCAAGGAAAGCGCGGCGGTCGAATTCTTCACCGGGCTGCACGGCGCGCTCGATCGCGAACTGCCCGACGACGCGCGGCGCGGGGCCGACAATGCGAAGCTCGCGCGGGCGGCCGACTACATCGCCGCGCATTGCCGTCAGGCCGTCACGCTCGATGCGATCTGCGCGGCCGCCGACCTGTCACCGTCCTACCTGATCCGCGCGTTCAACGCCCGTTACGGCATGACGCCGCATGCGTTCCTGATCGATCGCCGCGTGCAGTACGGCCGTGCGGAACTGCGCCGCGGCCGGCCGATCGCCGACGTCGCGCTCGATGCCGGCTTCGCGGACCAGGCGCACTTCCAGCGCGCGTTCCGGCGCATCGCGGCCGCGACGCCCGGACAATATCGAAGCGCCGCGAGCTGA
- a CDS encoding LysE family translocator, protein MSMLVSMAAFALASSITPGPVNIVALSAGARHGLGASLRYAAGATLGFVALFLLIGLGLHAALARWPMLTTATQWAGIAFLLYLALRLALDDGRLSANPADPDAPNVAGPSAAAGAAMQWLNPKAWLACVAAMGAYAADGDRAQVWQFAALYLVICFASIACWAYAGASLRHRLANARRMRLFNRAMALLLAGSALYLLDI, encoded by the coding sequence ATGAGCATGCTGGTTTCGATGGCCGCGTTCGCGCTGGCGTCGTCGATCACACCCGGTCCCGTCAACATCGTCGCGCTCAGCGCGGGAGCGCGCCACGGTCTCGGCGCAAGCCTGCGCTATGCGGCCGGCGCGACGCTCGGCTTCGTCGCGCTGTTCCTGCTGATCGGCCTCGGGCTGCACGCGGCGCTCGCGCGCTGGCCGATGCTGACCACCGCCACGCAGTGGGCGGGAATCGCGTTCCTGCTTTACCTTGCGCTGCGGCTTGCGCTCGACGACGGGCGGCTATCAGCCAACCCGGCCGACCCGGACGCACCGAACGTCGCCGGCCCGTCGGCCGCGGCCGGTGCGGCGATGCAGTGGCTCAATCCGAAGGCATGGCTCGCGTGCGTGGCCGCGATGGGCGCGTATGCGGCCGACGGCGACCGCGCACAGGTCTGGCAATTCGCGGCGCTGTATCTGGTGATCTGCTTTGCGTCGATCGCGTGCTGGGCGTATGCGGGCGCGTCGCTGCGGCATCGGCTCGCGAATGCGCGGCGGATGCGGCTGTTCAACCGCGCGATGGCACTGCTGCTCGCGGGCAGCGCGCTTTATCTGCTCGATATCTAG